A stretch of DNA from Spirosoma endbachense:
AATGCTGAATACGCGACTTCCTTATTAATGGCATCCATAAATAATCTCAGTGTACGGTTGACCGTGGCTGGCCAGCCGGTTGGCAGTGGATTTGTTGTCGTCTCAGATAGTAATGAGTACAGCTATGTGCTGACGGCTCGGCACTGCTTTGCTAATTTGGGAGAGTTAAACGAAATAAGTGTTGACTGGTATGATTATGACCAATGTACTTTCACAAGCTTACTAGTTCGTGTTGCCGATTGCCCGTTGCTGTTCTACGAAGCTCAAGACACTTATGATGGTGCCATATTAGTAATTCCTCGCTCACAATTGCCCGTACAGGTTACACCTGTTGTTTTGGTATCATACATAAATCATGATCAAGCATTTCGATTTAGGGGGTATCCAGATGCGTTGTCAAATCAGCATCCAGAAGAACTTGATGCTACGGCTGGTTTATGTCTAGGACATCAAATTAAATTGAAAGTGCCGGAATCTGTTGAAGACAATATCACAATTGCCTATTCAAATGTCAAAGGGTTTTCGGGCAGTGGATTGTTCCGTCAAGAAAACAATCACGTTTATGTTGCTGGGATTATTACCGATTATCAAGTGGGTATCAAGCGATTCATCGCTCATACCCTAAACCCACTTAATGCGTTGTTGAGAACGAGCAACTTGCCCGAAATGTATATTTTAGAGGCTTCAGCTACTAGTAATAATGTCGCACAGAATGATTCAGTTGATTTTGTTGATCAATGCCGGCGTTTATTAGATGAGGCTGAACAAGCTTGGGAAGAACTGAGACCAAGACAGGGAATGAGCATCGTTCGGGCCGTGCGTAATAACCTTAACGAGGCCGTATTGTCGACTGACCGACGTAATTTATTGCTGGCGCGGGTAAACTACTTAGAAGGATTGAATGCAGGAGATCTGCGCGAGGAGGTTGATGTGGATAAGCTTTTTATCGAAGCGAATGCGCTTGCTCCTAGTGTGCTAAGTTACCAAGAACGGGCCGCGGATGCTTATTTGAATAAAGAGCAGCCTGACAAAGCATACGAAATAGCTGAGACAATTCTAAAAGCACAACCATTTAACCCTTACGCGTGGTTAATCATCGCACATCTTGAACCGAACCAACCTGTGCCCCCGGCCGCACAATCTGAACCGGCCTATAAAGTCGGCTATCTGACCAAACTAGGAAAGTTAAAAGGCGATGGAACAATACGTACTTCTGACTACACAGACTTATTTCGATCCGAGATTTCCGGTCAGGAGATACCTAGTTCAATCAGCCGCAAAAGGGTCTATTATTGGTCATATATTGCGCAGTTTGCATTACATGAATTAATGAGCGGATTAAAGCGAATTCACAACCTTCAACGGCCAAAAGAACTACTAGGAAACTCTCAGTTGAAATACGCACACGATTTGTTTGAGCGAATTTGTCTGCGAGTCGAAAACTCGGACCTACGGAATGATAAATTCTTCCAAGTCTTACGCTTCGAGTTTTGCTATTGCCGATACTTTCTGACAGATGATGATTCTACCGCTCATCATATGGCCGAACAACTTTTTGACCTGTTCATTGGCACAAAACAGGTTGTTGCCCTACCTTATTTGCCCAATAGGCCAGCGGCTATTGAGGCTATACCTCACCGATTGATTGATTTGTTACAGATATTGTTCGGCCAGCAAGAAGGGCAAAAGATGCTCGATGCAATAAACGCCGACAAAATTTATTCAAATGAGCCGATACTGGATTTATATAAGGGAATGGCTTATGAACTAATAAACTGCCCGAAGGAGAAGATAAAGTCATTTCAATCGTATTTATCAAGAACTGACAATTTGGTTGATCTCGATGTCATCAACTTTTTGGCCCCTATTCAGGTACTTCTAAGTTCGGGAATATCAATTGAGTCGATTCAGCAGTTAGCAATTGACGGCAAAACATTTGAGCAGCCTTATTATAAGCACCTGCTAGAAGCGTTTCTATGGGTTGGAGAGCAAAAGCCTAAAGACCGAGCACGATCTTGTGCCGAACAGGTTAAGCAGCATTGGTCTATCTTACCTGATATGTTACAAATGGTTATCGTACGAATCTTCATGCGACTAGAAGATTGGTCGGTTGCCAAAGAGTTATTGGCACAATTATGTAATGAAAATGAAGAATCGGAGGAGCTCTTGCTGTTCATCATAACTATTTACAATGAGCGAAAAGATATAGCGCGCTTTCTTCGGTTGGTAGCAAACTGGCGGGCAAAATTCACACCACATCCAAGCTTAATTCGCGATGAACTCTCCGTTTACCAATCACTTCGAAACTGGGTGAAAATGGAAGAGGTCGCTATATATGGTTTGACCAACTTTCCTGATTCGGTAGCTTACTGGTTTGATTTAGTGCGTTCACTATATTCTCAAGGAGCCACAAAAAAAGAAGCATTACTAGCCCAATTATCTCTGGATCATCACCTATTCCGTGACGATTTTACTACAGAAGCTCGCTTTACGCTAATTCACTTTTGCTTTACAGTTGGTCTCAACACTAAGGGTTTGGAACTTTCATACCGAGTGTTAAAAGCGAATCCTAATAATCCAGGTATCCAACAGTCCTACTTTTCATTGTCAACTAATTATAAGGCTTTTGATAACCTTGACGTACCCCAGACTGCGCAGCCTGATATGGTCGTTCGACTTCAATTAGAGGGAGACATACAACTACTCGAATTGACAGAAGAGGCCATCCAGTACAACAGGGTGGCAAAAGCTACTATTGGACTAGCAGTTGGAGAATCATTCAAACTGCACGACCAATTAATGCATCGTGATGAAGAGTACACTGTTGTTCAAATTATGGACAAATACTCTGGACAATTAGCCTTCATTATGAAAAATTCTGAACAGCCATTCAGCGGGTTAGCCATGAGATCTATGGAAATCCCAACGGATGAAGCAGGCGAATTAGATTTTGATAAGTTTCATCAGCAATTACAGGAACTATTTGGTCCAGAAGGTACTAAGCAAAAGATAATCACAGATGAGCTGCGACAGAAGTTCGCTAAGGGCGAGATTGGCTTCACTGAATTATGCCAAGGGGCTTATGGAGGAGACCCAGTGGCCGCCTGGAATTATGCTACATCAGACTACGCTAGCGGATTCCCGCTTGTGCCAATATGTCTTCAGAATACATTATCTCAAAGCGAAGCCACGGAATATGTACTTGATTTTACATCGCTATTCACCTTATTTTTCTTATCAAAAATAAAGTCGATAACATTTGAAAAAACGCCTTTTATCGTCTCACAGTTTTTAATAGATTATATATCACTGGAGTTAGAAACCGCAAGAAACGAGCGGGGTAGCGCTATGTCAGAAGAAATACTGGTTGATCGAATCACCCCACATTTCTACCCTGAAGATCAACAACAACGTAGAGCTATATTCTACCAAGAGCTGCTGGACTGGATTCACGCGCATTGCAAACCAGATTATGCTCCAGAACGTTTGGGTAGCGATTTTGTCGACCGCGACGATGACAGAGAACTTTTTCCAGAAGATAGAGCATTCGTGTCTTCGTTCTCGGATACGTTGTTGCTTGCAAATCGCCCCAATCGAATTTGGATTACTGACGACTATCTTCCTTACCGGTCAAGTATTGGGCTTGCATTAATAACCACTGAACATTTTTTGCATAGAGAATATAGTCAATTATATCTGAATCAATTATGGCTTGATTTGGTAGGCTTTAACTTTCGTGGATTAACCCTAGGAGCCAATCAACTTTATCGTGTATTCAAAGAATCATTACTTGAAGATGCTCATCAGAAGAATTATCATCGAGCCATGTTCAGCTTCTCTAAGCAGTATAATCCAGAACCGCGTTTATTGATAGCTGTGATCCTTTTCTTAAAAATGGTATACAAAGAACCTTTTACTCTGGATTACAAACGACAAGTATCACAAGCTATGCTGCGACGACATTTTACGGGAACCTCATCTGTTACAGAACGAGATGTTCTACTAATCCGGCTTTTAATTGACAGTGAGTTTAAACTAATGGGAGATCTAGGTAACTTCCTTAAAGAAGATCTCAACATCGCACTAGGATTAAGTTAGGGTATACCTTTAAATTCTATAATCGAATTACTACTCTTGTAAATTAGCCGACTCGGCCTTGTAAATAATAGACACGAAAATTTTTAAGTAAAGGCAAATTAATTACTTTTCAAAAATGGAACTACGTAAAAGAGCATTTTCAGAGGTACATTATATTATAATAACTCAAGAACCACCCGACGAGCTTTTAATTACCCAACCTACAGAATTTTCCAATGAGATCATAAACATAATTAAGAAATGCCCTAAAGATATATCTCAATTCATTGATGCTTTTACTTATTATGAATTGTCTTACAAATATTTATTCAATAATGGATATAACGTATCTGTTTTATATGATTATTATAGTAAAGAATTTGTTCAAGATTTGTCAAATGAAATTAGGCTACAATTATATTTTTTGGATGCTAAAAGTGATTTAGAAGAGACATGTAAGTCACTTAAATACTATCACAATCACTTAAGGTATTATTGCATTTTCAATAATGAAGATAATGTAGATTTTGAGTTAGAAAATACAATTGAAGATCATATAGATTTTTACAAATATATATATGATATTAATAAGGATAAAATATTTACTTCTTTAAATATCCCCCTGCTAGATGTAAATATCTACAAAAAACTTTCATCGAATATTGAAAATAAATATGAATATTTTTTACCTACTATTAATAATTATTTTCTCATAAACAGTATAATCGGCAATTCACCGTTGGTTGATAAAGAGCCATCAAAAGAAGAGTTTCATAAAATATTGGCTTTGCAGTCAAAAAAAGCGATGGATAAGCCTAACTCATTTGAGAGGCAAAATCTGTTGGTTAAACAGATCAATATAATTGATAGTATTATCGGTTTAGCCTTAAATGAAAAGCTTTTCAAATTAAGCACAAAGTTTCAACCAGTATATGCACCCTTAATAATTGTTGCACCATTTATTAGCCCCGATTTAAAAGTGTATAAAAAAATAGCCGATTCACCCTTAATGGAATTATTTGTAAAATCAATAACTACGGAACAATCAGAAAATTATGTTAATCTTCAAAAAAATGATTCACACAATAAATTATATTCTGACAATAAATTGATAGTAGAAGCTTTAAGTTTGAGCATGAGATACAGACAAGATAAAATGCTTTATTTAGACGATATATCTTTTTTGCATTCATCATTTTGGTTCTCTCCTACAATTCGCCTTCCTCTTTCTGGGAAATCAATTTATAGAGAATTATCGTTTTTTCGCGCTGAATTACATTCAAACATATCTAGACCAAATAATAGAAGAAACATAAAAAAAGTAATTATTAAGTTTGGTAAACTACTGAAAGAAAGGATTATATCAAAAAAATTAGAAGAAATAATTAAACTGCGTGATAGGCAAATAATTGTAATATCTGATTTGCCAATAGAGTGGCTAGAGATAGATGGAATTCCACTTGCTTTTACACATGATGTTTGTAGGATACCTGAAACTTCACCAAGAGTAGGGATGGCATTGTATTCAAGCCATAGCCTTTTTCAATACACTATACCCAAAGATATTTTACAAAAAACTTTAATCATTTTCGGCTCAGATCAAAAGGAATTTGAAGTTTGGCGTTTAGAATGTATCG
This window harbors:
- a CDS encoding PIN domain-containing protein; this encodes MNAEYATSLLMASINNLSVRLTVAGQPVGSGFVVVSDSNEYSYVLTARHCFANLGELNEISVDWYDYDQCTFTSLLVRVADCPLLFYEAQDTYDGAILVIPRSQLPVQVTPVVLVSYINHDQAFRFRGYPDALSNQHPEELDATAGLCLGHQIKLKVPESVEDNITIAYSNVKGFSGSGLFRQENNHVYVAGIITDYQVGIKRFIAHTLNPLNALLRTSNLPEMYILEASATSNNVAQNDSVDFVDQCRRLLDEAEQAWEELRPRQGMSIVRAVRNNLNEAVLSTDRRNLLLARVNYLEGLNAGDLREEVDVDKLFIEANALAPSVLSYQERAADAYLNKEQPDKAYEIAETILKAQPFNPYAWLIIAHLEPNQPVPPAAQSEPAYKVGYLTKLGKLKGDGTIRTSDYTDLFRSEISGQEIPSSISRKRVYYWSYIAQFALHELMSGLKRIHNLQRPKELLGNSQLKYAHDLFERICLRVENSDLRNDKFFQVLRFEFCYCRYFLTDDDSTAHHMAEQLFDLFIGTKQVVALPYLPNRPAAIEAIPHRLIDLLQILFGQQEGQKMLDAINADKIYSNEPILDLYKGMAYELINCPKEKIKSFQSYLSRTDNLVDLDVINFLAPIQVLLSSGISIESIQQLAIDGKTFEQPYYKHLLEAFLWVGEQKPKDRARSCAEQVKQHWSILPDMLQMVIVRIFMRLEDWSVAKELLAQLCNENEESEELLLFIITIYNERKDIARFLRLVANWRAKFTPHPSLIRDELSVYQSLRNWVKMEEVAIYGLTNFPDSVAYWFDLVRSLYSQGATKKEALLAQLSLDHHLFRDDFTTEARFTLIHFCFTVGLNTKGLELSYRVLKANPNNPGIQQSYFSLSTNYKAFDNLDVPQTAQPDMVVRLQLEGDIQLLELTEEAIQYNRVAKATIGLAVGESFKLHDQLMHRDEEYTVVQIMDKYSGQLAFIMKNSEQPFSGLAMRSMEIPTDEAGELDFDKFHQQLQELFGPEGTKQKIITDELRQKFAKGEIGFTELCQGAYGGDPVAAWNYATSDYASGFPLVPICLQNTLSQSEATEYVLDFTSLFTLFFLSKIKSITFEKTPFIVSQFLIDYISLELETARNERGSAMSEEILVDRITPHFYPEDQQQRRAIFYQELLDWIHAHCKPDYAPERLGSDFVDRDDDRELFPEDRAFVSSFSDTLLLANRPNRIWITDDYLPYRSSIGLALITTEHFLHREYSQLYLNQLWLDLVGFNFRGLTLGANQLYRVFKESLLEDAHQKNYHRAMFSFSKQYNPEPRLLIAVILFLKMVYKEPFTLDYKRQVSQAMLRRHFTGTSSVTERDVLLIRLLIDSEFKLMGDLGNFLKEDLNIALGLS
- a CDS encoding CHAT domain-containing protein; its protein translation is MELRKRAFSEVHYIIITQEPPDELLITQPTEFSNEIINIIKKCPKDISQFIDAFTYYELSYKYLFNNGYNVSVLYDYYSKEFVQDLSNEIRLQLYFLDAKSDLEETCKSLKYYHNHLRYYCIFNNEDNVDFELENTIEDHIDFYKYIYDINKDKIFTSLNIPLLDVNIYKKLSSNIENKYEYFLPTINNYFLINSIIGNSPLVDKEPSKEEFHKILALQSKKAMDKPNSFERQNLLVKQINIIDSIIGLALNEKLFKLSTKFQPVYAPLIIVAPFISPDLKVYKKIADSPLMELFVKSITTEQSENYVNLQKNDSHNKLYSDNKLIVEALSLSMRYRQDKMLYLDDISFLHSSFWFSPTIRLPLSGKSIYRELSFFRAELHSNISRPNNRRNIKKVIIKFGKLLKERIISKKLEEIIKLRDRQIIVISDLPIEWLEIDGIPLAFTHDVCRIPETSPRVGMALYSSHSLFQYTIPKDILQKTLIIFGSDQKEFEVWRLECIALSKKKNFTIVSCENIQAVIDAVEKHKPDLLIFDCHGGYNSEEKSTYLEIGDERLTHEVIQNNHISAPIVFLSACSTAPTYGIVNTVANAFFQTGAFSVTTTYLPVEINAASILYIRMLNKLGEASNQILHKNWLEFISHIIRTSYIQTTYQKVREKVKISKKDISSQNVDALVESMFFNTRRTLYTELSKNIRRLNQIDQAALDAIVPEYLFYSNLGRGDLLLFETWKDAHLINNDTTIED